TTAGGATCATCACACATAGATCACTGAATTCTCTCTCCTCCTTAGCTAGATCTTCGAGCTTATATTCGTATACATGTTCATCTTTATATGTGAGGTTCTCATAGATCTTCACAGTCCCCTTGAGTCCCTTGGAAACTAGATATCTAGCTACTCTCTGAGGACCGTCTCGATATGGTTCTGGGAAAACCACTATCTCTCTACCAATAGATGTTGCCTTGATGATCTCCTCGTAATACCTCTCAGCACCTTCTGCATGGAGGGAGATGAAGATGATCTCTGCCATGTCGAGCCCTTCCCTTGATAGCGCTGTGTTAAGTGAAGAGACTCCTGGTATGATCTCACATTCTATTCCATAGGATCTGCATAGCTTTCTCAGCTTTTCCATGAGTTGCCAATCAGATACAGAAGGATCTCCATGGATCAGAAATGCTACACATCTACTCCTAGCTAGATCCGCTATATATTCTAGATCTCTTGCTTCTGTTAGATAGCTGATCTCGACGATCTCTTTACCAGCTATTAACTTTGAAAACCTCCTAATCACACTACTCCAGCCGGCTATGATATCGCAGTTACCTAGAATCCTATGCCCTTTCAAAGTCAATAGCTCAGGATCTCCTGGGCCAACCCCGATGATATATAGCAATACAAAACCCTAAACAATATCTCTCTTGGATGTTAAAGCCTATATTGTTCGAGGCCTTTTTAATAGATGCTCTAAGCTAAGGACATAGATCCCAGAGCTATATATTCGAGGAATTCTCTAACTAGGATCACACAACTATTCTTCCTCTCTCAACCCTATATTCTATTGGTTCTATGCAGTGTGCTGTGAACCTCATCTTCTTTATATATAGGTATCTCGATATCTTTTTCTTCATAACATCAGCCTCTATATTAGCCACCACTACGCCGTCTAACACGTTTTCAACAGTTTTTAGCCACTCGGCTATCTCCTCCGAGTCTGTGTGAACCACGACTAGAGTTGTTATCCCATATCCTTTGGAAACAACAGCCCTCACCCTTTTCAAAAGCTCTGTAGCACTGCTTATCTCTCCAGAGGATAGGATCTCGTTATATGAGTCTATAATCATAACCCCTCTACCCCCCTTTTCAGATACATATGAAGCCTCGATCCTCGATGCCGATAATATTTCCTCTGGTGATAGTGATTGGAGAGATCTCGAGATAATATCTTGGGAAGGTTTGAGGGGAGACATTCTATAGGAGAAGCCATCTATTATCCTCAGCCTACCACTAGCTATCGCCGATCTAACAGCCTCCTCCCCAACCAGGTTTGAGAGCGAGCTAACAATATGTGGGGGATCGTCATCCAATGCCATATATATAATATACTCTCCTTTCGAGAGATGATATGAAGCTATATTCCTTACAAGAAGACTCTTACCACCTCCTGAGGGGCCTACAATAGCGATCATAGATCTGGGATCCACATACTCCACACACCAGTCAAGAGCCTTGACACCGAATATGAAACCCTGCTGGCCAGCCTCCAAGATATCCCCATATCTATTGTTTTAGAAGTCATATATCTAGACCCAAACGCCTGGCTTGTTTAGAGAGATGCTTGAGCTAAGCTGTCTAAAAAAGGATCACCAAGGCTATCCTTCCTTAATCCTCTTGTTTATAGCTTCGTTGATCATTATGAGGGCAAGGCTGTATATCACTATGAAGATCGATGGATAAGCTATTGCCCACCACTTATCTCTATAGATAGCGCCGGTTGTGAATGCCCAGTATAGGGTCTCACCCCATGTTGGCTGCTTTATATCGCCGAGTCCTAGGAATATAAGCGTTGTTATAGCGTGAACCGAGTATATGAGGTCCTGTATGAAGGAGACCACGATCAGGGGGATCATATTTGGTATTATATGCCTCACAATGATTCTCAGAGGCCCGGCTCCAATTGCTATTGCAGCCTCAACATATGGAGAGCCCTTGATAACAACAACCTGTGACCTTATTATTCTAGCCGTTGATGGCCAGGAGAGGATCCCGAGAACCAGGGCTGCTAGGTAGTTGTTAGGAGGAACATAGGCTGAGAGTATGAGGAATACGAAGAACGATGGGATCAATAGAAAAATATCCGTCAGCCTCATAAAAACCTCGTCAACCCAGCCACCGATATAGCCGCTTATAGCACCCATTACAAGCCCTATAGATACTATCAGGGTGGAAGCTAGCGCAGAGATTACCATGGTATATACAGTTCCCCAGATAAGCCTTGAAAAGAGATCCCTCCCAAAATAATCTGCGCCCATTATCAGGGAGGGGCTTGGAGGATGATAGGATTCGGCAACAAGAGCGTTGGGATCGTTCCTCGCTATTTGGGGAGCAGCGATGGAGAGTGCTATAAATAGAGCTATTATTGAGAGCCCCACAACCCCTCTTAGATCGTATAGCACATATTTCCAGAGGATCTGTGGAATCCTCCTCATAGGCGATATAACGGGCCTCACCATATAGGGAGACACCTACTTAACCCTCACCCTAGGATCTAGAGCCATGTAGAGTAGATCTGCTGTGAGATTAGCTAGGGATACTGTTATAGATAAGAGGAGGAAGACACCCTGTATCAAGGGATAATCCTTATTCAGTATCGCATTTATAAAGACATACCCCATTCCAGGGTATGAGAATATGGCCTCGGCGATAACAGCTCCAACAACTATGTAGCCGATAGATATAGCTGTGGATGTGACAACGGGGAGTATGGCGTTCCTAGCAACATTCCACATGATCCTAGACTCCTTCAAACCCTTTGCCCTCATAACCAGTACAAAGTCCTCCTTCAGAATAGCGATCATGTTATTCTTCATAACATAATATGTATGGGGCAGCCCGATTAACACAAGTGTTATTATAGGCAGCGCTGAGTGGGTGAGAACATCCATTACAAGCCCTATAGAAAACCCTTTTGAGATATATTCATATGAATATGCATGGGATATAGGGAACACACCTAGCTTGACACCGAATATGTAGAGGAAAACCAATGCCAGAAGAAAATAGGGCATAGATAGTATGAAGGACATGATGCTAGATAGAACCGTGTCGAGCTTCCCACCCTGCCTAGCAGCGGATATCATACCCAGTGTAATCCCTATGATAACCCTCAAAGAGATCACTATGCTAAGCAGAAGAACACTCCATGGCAGGGCAGACGCTATTACATCTACAACAGGCCTCATGTTATATGTGAAGGAATATCCGAGATCGAGCCTCGCCAGGCTTGCTATATAGGCTATAAACTGATCCCATAGGCTCCCCCTCAACCCGAGCCTCGCCCTTATAGCCTCCGCCTCCTCATTAGACAATCCATATGTCTGTTGAAGCAGATCCACAGGGTCTCCTGGAGCCAACCTAGGGATTATGAAGGAGATTAGAGTTGCAGCGGCTATAACCAAAAAAGTATTTACAATTCTCCTCACGATATATTTTGTTGAAACCATTACCTCCCGATCCTCCTCCTATATATTAGGACACCCCCTAGGATAGCTATGATAAGAGCCAAGGCGAGAGGCACTACAAGCCAGTCTAGAGAACCCCTCTGCACCCCCTGTGTCTGAGGGGAGACGCCGGTGGTTTGGGTCTCCACTGGGGTTGTTCTAGCCATGGTTGGTGAAGGGGTAACTGTGATTACTGATGTGAGTATTTGGGTGAGCTGTTGGATCGATTGGGTTGCAGCAGCTTGCCTCTTTTTAATGCTTAGCAATGTATCCAGCGTTTGGAGACCCGTCTGTATGCCTTCAACCCTATCTGATCTATATACCTTGATATCATATATGCTATATAGAGGTATGATGGGCATATATCTGTGGAGGATCTCCTGGATCTTCATTATCTGATCCCTATATGCCGTTGGATTGTCTGTGCTTAGCGCAGAGTCTATAGCGGAGTCTAGCTCTGGTATCCTCACCCTAGCCCAGTTTGTGCCAGGCGTGTTCTGCCCTATCTCCGCTGTTGCGTTGCTGTGAAACACTGGTTGGAAGAGATATGCTGCAGGATCATAGAGCATGAGAAGACTATATATCCTGGATCCAAAGAATATTGTGAAGGCCCCCCTATTCCTTATATCCACATATGTAGGTAGAGCCACTAATCTTATATTTACCTCGATACCAACCTTCTGGAGATCAGATGCTATAAGCTGGGCAGCGGTTAGCCAGTCGCTTATAGATGGGACATCAAGCTCGAAGCTAAGTCTCTTCCCATCAGGCGATATCCTCACCCCATCGGCCCCCTTCTTAAAGCCTAGTCTATCGAGGATCTGGCTAGCCCTATCAGGATCATATGCCATGTTTGTCCCATTCACCTCTCTGTTTAGCCACTGATCCTCAGCTACTGGTGGTATGAAGTTATACCTAGGTATCCCATAGCCTGCCCCGGCTCTCTCAGCAAGGATCTTCCTGTTTATCGCCAGGGAAAGGGCAATTCTAAAATCAGTTATATTTGTTGGGTAAACCTGGTTGTTTGTCCATAGATAGAATATATTATTTGACCAGGGCATAGGCTCGACAGATATCCCCGGAGATCCTAGGACGGTGGGGACATCTGTGGGGGAGAAATAGCATGAATCGATCTCACCTCTCAGGATAGCCGGTATTAGGGATTGCGTCGATTGATACAGCTTAATCCTGAACCTCTCTACATGTGGAGACCCCATGAAGAAACCCTTAGAGGCCTTCATAACTATCTCGCTCTGAGGATCATAGTATTCAAGGGTAAACGGGCCTAGAGTAACACTGAGCCCCGGATCCCCTGGCTTGATCACAAGTCTCGAGAAATCGGCCTCTGAAATGTTTGAAACAATATTTCTCCACACGTGTTGTGGAACAGCTATCCTACTGGCCACCGAAACGAACACAAGCGTTGTATTCCTGCTAACAGTGAACCTGAGAATCTTTTCCCCGGTTTTATCTACATTCACCACATACTTCAATATACCCTGTGGATCTAGGGTTTTGTTGAATGGGAGGTAGATGTATTTCCATGTGAAGATATAGTCATCAGCTGTTAGGGGTTTCCCATCGCTCCAATAAACGTTATCCCTTATATAGAAATAGACCTCCGTTAAATTGCCGGATCTCCTGAACTCCCATGAGGAGGCCGCCCATGGAACGAAGGATCCATTGGGAGAGATATAGATCAAACCAGTAGAGAATAGGATCCCAGATACAACGCTGTCAACACCGATAGCTGTGAAGGGGTTGAGGTTGCCCCTCGCAGTCCCCGGATATCCCCATATATAGTCGCCTCCCTGGGCCTCAACAGCTACATATGTATTGAGAAGAGGGGCAATAACTATCATAGCCAGAATTATTGTAACAAACATACGCCTTTCCATATGGATACCCAACTATAATATGCAGCAGGATCGTAATAAGGTACTTGTTACGTAATCTTTAGAGTGGGGACCTTGTTTATAAACCCTGTGATCGCTCATCCTTTAGAGGTTCTAAATATATCAAGGGTAGCTCCCATGATGGTCGGGATCGTTGAGGGTTTCTACGGACAGCCTTGGGATCTTCTTGACAGGATATCCATGGTATCCTATATGGGGAGGGTCAGGCTTAACCTATATATCTATGCCCCCAAGGATGATCCCTATCACAGGGTTTCGTGGAGAAGCCCTTATCCGCAACACCAGATGGAGGGCTTCTCAATGCTCATAGATGCCTGTGCTAGAAATGGTGTTGCGTTTGGCTATGCAATATCCCCTGGTCTTGACATTGATTATTCCTCTAAGAGCGATATAGATATCCTTATAAGGAAGCTCAGCATGTTCATGGATCTTGGTACGAGGGTGCTTGGAATCTTTCTAGATGATATACCCCCTGAGCTGAGGGGAAGAGGTTTTAAGAGCCTGGCAGAGGCACAGGCATCTATCGCGAATAGGGTATATAGAGAGCTATCCCCAGACAGGCTGTTCCTCGTGCCAACCTATTACTGGGGCTATGAGGAGGGCTATTTGAGAGAGCTCGGCTCTCTTCTAGATAGTGGCGTTGAGATCGTCTGGACCGGCAGGTATGTTGTCTCGCCAACAATAGATCTCGATGATATTGAGAGGTTTAGAGAGATAGCAGGTAGATATCCTGCTATCTGGGATAACTACCCCGTCAATGACTTCTTCATGGTGAGGGGTGTTATAAGGCTGCATATGGGTCCTATAAAGGGGAGAGATCCAAGGATATTCGCTGTATCACCTGCATATATGTCTAACCCTATGAACCAGGCCGAGGCCTCTAAAATACCGATCTACAGTATCTCGAGAATAGCACGTGGATATGAGCTCGGAGATATGGTTCTAGAAAAAGCTGTGGAGCTAATAGCCGGTGAAGAGGTGTGGGACGCTCTAAAACTCTTCGTAAGGCTTAACAGCTCAAGCCCGCTAGACCCTGAAGCAGATTTCGAGCCAAGTGGTGGGGAAGCTAAATCGCTAATAGATATGGTAGATACTCTCAGAAGAAGCCTGGGCAATAAAAAGCTCCTCCGGGAGATAAGCCCCATATTATCATTCATAGAAAGCCTTGCAAAAACCCTTGCAAGGGGTGAGAAAATGCCTAGTAAAGCCTATAGAATCCAGACAGCCGGGCTATATGATCCGCCCATTAGCGATGAGACCATGGTAAGGGTCTTCGGAAGGGTTACTAGGAGGAGGCCTATGTGGATCTCGTGAGGAGGCTGTTCTATTTGACCTCTCTAGGAGTTGATGTTTTCCTAGGCGAGGGTATTTGGAGAGCATATAATGGGAAGAGAATCTCGATCATGTGTAACTCTGCTAGCATAACATCTAACTACACATATACACTAGATGAGATATCTTCTAGAGGATTAAGGATCCAAGGTATCCTCGTCCCAGAGCACGGCTACTGGGGATTTCTCCAGGCTGGAGAGGAGGTTCAACATTACTATGATAGATATCTAGGATCCTGGGTATATAGCCTCTATAAGGCTTCTAGGGAAGAGGTGAGGAGGATTCTCGAGGAAAGCGATGTTCTATTAATAGATATCCAGGATCTCGGCCTCAGATTCTACACATATCTATCCGCAGTCCTCGACCTATTATCTCTGGCTTCAAGGCTGGGGGAAAAGGAGGTTCTGATCCTCGACAGGCCTAATCCCCTCGGAGGGGTATTGGTGGAGGGGCCTATCGCAAGGGAAAATATGATCTCAATTCTCTCCCCATATAAGATACCGATAAGATATGGAGCAACCATAGGCGAGATTGCAAGGCTCTATGAGAATGAAGAGAGCCTCGGTATAGATCTCCGTGTAATACCTATGAAAGGATGGTCAAGAAAGCAAGATATATTGGATATAGCCATGCCATGGGCCCCAACATCTCCAGCAATACCTACACCCGACACTGTATATCCATATGCCCTAACAGTATATCTCGAGGCGACAAATATAAGTGAGGGTAGAGGGACATATACCCCTTTTAAGGTGATTGGAGCACCCTTCATAGATCCTATAAAGCTTTCGCAAGCCCTTGGAGACGCAATTAGCAGAGATACAGCTGTTTTCAGACCTACCATGTTTAGACCCCTATTCTCCAAATATAGTGGTGAGATGTGTGGTGGCGTATATATACATATTATAGATAGAAAGAGAGTTAGGGTCTTCGAAACAAGTCTCAAGATCCTTAGCACCCTATATACATTATATGGAGATCACATTGAACTGATAAAACGAGGCGATAGGTTCTTAATTGACATACTATATGGAGATCCAAGGGTTAGATCTGTTATCACAGGCCAGCTCGATCTATATAGCTATATCTCATCTATAGATGAGGAGATTCTAGGCTACAGAGAGAGGCTGGAGCCAGTTAAGATATATAGTTAATCCTCCGAGGATCTCTGTTTAAATAAACACTCAGGAGGAAGATCCTTTCTATCTCCTGACAACAATCCTCTCCTCGAGAGAGCCAGGAGCAGGGATGAGCATTCCTGGCTAAGAACGGGATCGCGGATCTCCACCTCGCGGCCAACATAGCTGACGATGGCCCTCCTGATCATGGGACCCCAGATATCTTTGTTCGCGTGGTACGTAGAACCCACAATGGCCAGTGGTAGAACCCCTATTTTATCTGCAATAGCTCTATAGGCTATCGCTATCTCTTCAGCCTCCTCCTTAAGGATCCTGATCGCCACTCTATCGCCCTCCCTAGCAGCTTGAAAAATGTCTATCGCGAAAGATGCTATGAGGCTCTTGATGTTTCCACCAGAATATATGATCTTCAGGAGATCCTGAGGATCGCGCGCGCCAAATCTTCTTAAAGCCCTCTCAACCAAGGAGGTTGGTTCTAGCCTACCATCTAAGGATCTATAGACTGCTCTGAGACCAATAATACCTATTCTCCACGAGCCCCCTTCATCGCCTATGAGATGACCCCAGCCCCCCACTCTTATCCGCCTCCCTCTAGAAATGCCTAAAAAGCTGCTCCCAGTACCCAGGATAGCTATTATACCATCACCTCCTAGAAAGGCTGAGTAGTGTGCAGCCTCGAGATCCTCTATAATTTCTATGGAACCCCTATCGATACCAAGCATACTAGATATACAGTCTGAAAGATTGCTGTCCCATGCACCTCCAAGCCAACCTGCTAGCCCTGCGCCAATGAAAACAGGTTTAAGCTCTCTCTCATATTTGATAGCCGATGATATAGCTCTGTAGATGTTCCTGCAGGAATCTATAACTCCTATTGACGCCGGGTTTCCCGGGCCTGAGAAACCGTGACCCACATATAGCCACTCGGTGGTTATAGCTATAGCAACAGTCTTTGTCGCTCCAGCGTCAACACCGATGAAAACGTCCTTATCCCCCATGATAAAAGCCTCCGAGGCTTTTTGCATTTATAGCTTAGAGATGCTTTACATACTTTTTGTACTTTTCAAGCAACATTCTATTTAGATCCTTGCTATGCGGGATATTTACACTAACCCATATCTCAGGCTCATACCCCCTTTTAATCAGCTTCTCGATGGCTAGTATCTCGAGTGTGTGGGCTATGAAGGAGTTCACTATAGTCGATACAGGGGCGATTCTCCTGCCACCCAGTTCCTTGATCTCTACAGCGGCATCTCCTTCAGGCACCTTATTGTCTACAACGATATCTGCAACCTCATATAGCTTCTTACCATATCTATTCTCGGGCTCGAGCTTCTTAGAATATTCAACAGATGTTATAGCTATAACCCTTACACCCCTCTCCCTAGCAAGTACAGAGGCTTCTACAGGCACTGCATTTTTTCCAGAGTTCGAGATCACTATAAGCACATCTCCCTCGCTAGGCGAGTAATACTCTATAAGGGCATCTGCATATCCGCTGAGCCTCTCGATCATAGAGCTTTTAGCAGCCCCCGAGAACGGGCTTAGAGCTGTATCAAGCATCGGATATATCCTTGCAAGGCCCCCAGCCCTGTGGAACATCTCCACAGCTACTAACATCGAGTGGCCGGTTCCAAGCACATATATCAACCTATCATTCATAATCCCCATAGCCATCTCCTCAGACGCTCTCTCCATGTTAGCCATCTCCTCAGATAAGATCCTCTCAAATATGCTGTGTATCACATCCCTATACATATATACATAACCCAACCCCATACCCATCACCCCAGATCAAGCTTGCAAGGCCTAGCCACCTCTCCTCTTACGCATTATAAACTCAGACTCATCCTCTATAATTGCATCTCTTATCTCCCCTACAATCTCATAGCCAAGGGATCTATAGAACTTCACAGCTCTATAGTTAAAACCCGAGACAAGTAAAAAGCTGTTCCCCCTATACCTAAATATATCTCTCTCAGCAGCATCCATGAGCAGCCTGCCTATCCCCCTACCCCTATATCTCTCATCAACCGCTATAGCCCTTATATATCCCCCCAGAGGGAATCCATCAAATACTCTGAAAAGCACGAAACCTACTACAGATCCCTCTAACTCGGCCACATATGCCCATCCCTCCTCAATAGAGGAGATAGATATGTCTATGCACATATCCCTACTATATCCGAGTGTTATATACGGGTCTGTTGAAACCATGATCCTGCAGATCTCATCTACATCTAGGATCGACGGCCTTCTTACCTGCACCAAGAGATCAGACCCTCGCCAGTCTAGACCCATACCACATTTTATCTAGAATCCTGGAAAACATATAAAACAATTGATCAAGCTCTTTTTACGTAACACCTTCCTTAAGAATATATACCGCTAATATTATTAGTAGAGGCTAGCAGTATGTCGAGTTCTAGTAGGGGTATAGAAGTACTATCGATAATGATAGTGGTGATGATCCTAGGATCTATATTTCTAAGCATATGGCCCCCAATATATATGATCAATGTATATGCACAGGAAAGCACGGCAATATTGAAGCTCTGCATACCATCACCTGGAAAGGTTCTGGATCTGAATCCCTATTTCTACATCGCATCACCACCCCTGACACACTGTATGATACTTAAGCTAGTGTATGAAACACTTGCTGAGGAGAAGAGCGATGGATCCCTAGAACCCCTGCTAGCTACTCAATGGAGCACTTCGCAAGATGGAAAGACAATCACTATAAAGCTAAGATCGAATGTCTATTGGCACGATGGCACGCCATTCACCTCAAGAGATGTGGCATTTGTTCTAACAACAATCAAGAGATATCCAGGTGGCGATGTGTATTCGATAGGAAGATACATCGAGTCTTTAGAGACACCTGATAATCTAACCATCATCATCAAGCTCACGCAGCCTTTCAGCAGGTTCCTATATTATCTACTCACAGGCTACAGGATCTTCCCTCAACATATTTTCTCGGATAAAAATATGGCTGAGTTTCCAGCAAGGGATCCGCGATATGCTATAGGAACTGGCCCATATAGATTGGTTGAGGCGAACTTCGATACCCAGATATTTAGGTTCGCTGCCTTCGAAAGATACTGGGGAGGATCTCCCAAGGTTAGTGAGATAGTTGTTCAGGTGGTTGATGAATCAGCACCTATCCCGGTTATGATGAAGACAGGGCAGTGCTCTATAGCATCGATAACTAATCCAGCTCTTGTTCCGCCTATAGTCTCTGATCCCTCCTTGGGGGTTGCCGTCTCTAGGGGATGGCCTTATCAGGGTTCATACTACACACCGGCAGGTCTTCTAGTTATAAACACGGCTGTGTATCCACTCAATATAACGGAGTTCAGACGCGCATTAGCATATGCAATAAATAAAGATAGGATAGTCCAGCTAGCGCTCCAGGGATATGGCGAGGTTGCATCGTCAGGTCAGCTACCTATGTCTTCGAAGTGGAGGCCCCCCGATCTAGAGGAGATAAGCTATAATGCCTCAAAAGCGAGAGAGATCTTAAGATCTATAGGCTTTGTCGAAGGGCCAGATCATATGTTCCGATACCCCAACGGAACACCTGTAAGCATAAAGATCATACATACGGGAGGTATAGCAAGCAACGTGGTGGCATTAATAATCCAGGACTGGAGAAATGCTGGCATTGAGGCATCCGAGGAGGTTCTCACAAGACTCACTTACGTCAATAACCTCGCATATGGCTACTACCAGGTTGCAATGCTGCTGACAAATAGACCGACGGATGTTGACTTTGTTCTAACTGTCTTCATGGACAGGAATACAACGCCAACTCCTATAGGGCAGCCAACTCAGTATTGGGGTTGGACTAGGTATGTTAATCCGCAATTCAATGCATATATCGAGAGGGCTAGATCCTCTCTAACAGATGGGGAGGCCTTTAAATACTATGCAGAGGCTCAGAGAATAGCTGCAAGGGATCAGTGGGTAATACCCCTCTACTATTCAAAAGCTATATGGGCCTTCAACAAGAGGGACTTCGTTAGTTGGGAAAAGCTTCAAGAAGGGGAGGGATATCCTACCCATGTGACCATGCTCAGCATAGCACCATATGCTCCTCAGACGCAACCTGCTGCAACAACTATTATATATCGAGAGCAGCAGACATATACAACTGTGAGGGAGTATGTGACATACACGCAGCAATACACACAAGCGGCGGAAGCATCGTCACCTATAGGTGTGGTGGCGATAGCTATCTTGATAGCAGCCGTTGCTGCCATATCTGTATACATTGTTCTGAGGAGGAGATGACATATCCATAGGTGGATCTTTTTTGGGCTATACGAATATAGCTATGAACATATCTAAGAGGATTTCCCAGGCACTCATCACTTATATAGTTGTGAATCTATTTATATTCTTTATACCAAGGATGATGCCTGGAAGCTATGTAGATTATCTGGCATCCTCCAGATTCCTACCTAGAGAGGCTGTTGAAGAGCTATATATAAAGCTGGGCCTAGATAAACCAGTATATATACAGCTTATCAATTACGTGAGGAATGTTATGTTTTCGCCGACGCCTGACTTTGGCTATTCATACTCTTTTTACCCGCTAAAAGCCTGGGACGTCATATCTATATATCTCCCCTGGACGCTCATACTCCTAACCATAGCCACACTAACAACATTCATCTATGGTGTTATGCTCGGCTTTGCAGCTGCTGTTTGGAAAGATAGATTTTTGGGCAGGCTGATCACAAGCTTCTCGATCTTCACTATGTCAAATCCATACTTTGTTCTTGCACTCATATTCCTTATGATCTTCTCTCAATATCTAAGGCTGTTTCCACCAGGAGGGGCTTATTCAACCACGCTACATCCCTCCTCCCCTAATTTCTTAGCTGATGTTATTTGGCATATGGCGCTGCCTCTTATAGCACTGACTATAGGGACATCGGGGCAGTATATCATATTGACAAGGACGATAATCACCAGCAATATGGGAGAGGACTTCTTCAGAGCAGCTGTTGCTATGGGGCTTAAGAGGTATAAAGTGATCATTGAATATGCGTTGAGACCAGGTATCCTTCCCCTTATAACTGTTTTTGGAATTAGATTTGGAACCATGCTTAGTGGAGCCCTTCTAACTGAGATCATATTTAGCTATCCTGGTCTAGGCTATATACTCTACCAAGCCATATTATCTAAGGACTTCCCCCTGATCCAGGCTTTATTCTATATGATGAGCCTAATGGTGATAGTTGCAAGCCTAGCTCTTGATATTCTATATGCTATACTTGATCCTAGGATTAGAAAGGGGTGAATCATGGGTATGCGCGTCATCATAATAGTGATTTCCCTGCTAGGCCTTCTAGCCCTTTTAGGACCTCTCATCGCCCCATACGACCCCTTTCAACCTTCTAGCACACCATATCAGGGTATTTCCTGGCACCATCCTTTGGGAACCGATGGGCTTGGTAGGGACATTCTTTCACAGCTATTAATAGGATCTAGAATAACCCTTGCAATATCCCTAGCATCATCTGCTTTATCCCTCGTAATAGGGCTTATAGTCGGACTCGCCTCTTCCTTCAGATCCATAGTCTCGCAAGCTATTTCAGCTGTAATAGATTCATTCATAGTTATACCTCCCCTCCTCATAATGATCTTTATAGCCTCTATATCAGGCCCCTCCATATATTCTGAGATCCTTGCGATCTCACTCTCATACTGGCCACAAACTGCTAAAACATATAGAGCTGAAGCCTTATCGATC
This region of Sulfolobales archaeon genomic DNA includes:
- a CDS encoding DUF1343 domain-containing protein — translated: MDLVRRLFYLTSLGVDVFLGEGIWRAYNGKRISIMCNSASITSNYTYTLDEISSRGLRIQGILVPEHGYWGFLQAGEEVQHYYDRYLGSWVYSLYKASREEVRRILEESDVLLIDIQDLGLRFYTYLSAVLDLLSLASRLGEKEVLILDRPNPLGGVLVEGPIARENMISILSPYKIPIRYGATIGEIARLYENEESLGIDLRVIPMKGWSRKQDILDIAMPWAPTSPAIPTPDTVYPYALTVYLEATNISEGRGTYTPFKVIGAPFIDPIKLSQALGDAISRDTAVFRPTMFRPLFSKYSGEMCGGVYIHIIDRKRVRVFETSLKILSTLYTLYGDHIELIKRGDRFLIDILYGDPRVRSVITGQLDLYSYISSIDEEILGYRERLEPVKIYS
- a CDS encoding BadF/BadG/BcrA/BcrD ATPase family protein, whose amino-acid sequence is MGDKDVFIGVDAGATKTVAIAITTEWLYVGHGFSGPGNPASIGVIDSCRNIYRAISSAIKYERELKPVFIGAGLAGWLGGAWDSNLSDCISSMLGIDRGSIEIIEDLEAAHYSAFLGGDGIIAILGTGSSFLGISRGRRIRVGGWGHLIGDEGGSWRIGIIGLRAVYRSLDGRLEPTSLVERALRRFGARDPQDLLKIIYSGGNIKSLIASFAIDIFQAAREGDRVAIRILKEEAEEIAIAYRAIADKIGVLPLAIVGSTYHANKDIWGPMIRRAIVSYVGREVEIRDPVLSQECSSLLLALSRRGLLSGDRKDLPPECLFKQRSSED
- a CDS encoding SIS domain-containing protein, with the protein product MGLGYVYMYRDVIHSIFERILSEEMANMERASEEMAMGIMNDRLIYVLGTGHSMLVAVEMFHRAGGLARIYPMLDTALSPFSGAAKSSMIERLSGYADALIEYYSPSEGDVLIVISNSGKNAVPVEASVLARERGVRVIAITSVEYSKKLEPENRYGKKLYEVADIVVDNKVPEGDAAVEIKELGGRRIAPVSTIVNSFIAHTLEILAIEKLIKRGYEPEIWVSVNIPHSKDLNRMLLEKYKKYVKHL
- a CDS encoding GNAT family N-acetyltransferase → MQVRRPSILDVDEICRIMVSTDPYITLGYSRDMCIDISISSIEEGWAYVAELEGSVVGFVLFRVFDGFPLGGYIRAIAVDERYRGRGIGRLLMDAAERDIFRYRGNSFLLVSGFNYRAVKFYRSLGYEIVGEIRDAIIEDESEFIMRKRRGG
- a CDS encoding ABC transporter substrate-binding protein, yielding MSSSSRGIEVLSIMIVVMILGSIFLSIWPPIYMINVYAQESTAILKLCIPSPGKVLDLNPYFYIASPPLTHCMILKLVYETLAEEKSDGSLEPLLATQWSTSQDGKTITIKLRSNVYWHDGTPFTSRDVAFVLTTIKRYPGGDVYSIGRYIESLETPDNLTIIIKLTQPFSRFLYYLLTGYRIFPQHIFSDKNMAEFPARDPRYAIGTGPYRLVEANFDTQIFRFAAFERYWGGSPKVSEIVVQVVDESAPIPVMMKTGQCSIASITNPALVPPIVSDPSLGVAVSRGWPYQGSYYTPAGLLVINTAVYPLNITEFRRALAYAINKDRIVQLALQGYGEVASSGQLPMSSKWRPPDLEEISYNASKAREILRSIGFVEGPDHMFRYPNGTPVSIKIIHTGGIASNVVALIIQDWRNAGIEASEEVLTRLTYVNNLAYGYYQVAMLLTNRPTDVDFVLTVFMDRNTTPTPIGQPTQYWGWTRYVNPQFNAYIERARSSLTDGEAFKYYAEAQRIAARDQWVIPLYYSKAIWAFNKRDFVSWEKLQEGEGYPTHVTMLSIAPYAPQTQPAATTIIYREQQTYTTVREYVTYTQQYTQAAEASSPIGVVAIAILIAAVAAISVYIVLRRR
- a CDS encoding ABC transporter permease — its product is MGYTNIAMNISKRISQALITYIVVNLFIFFIPRMMPGSYVDYLASSRFLPREAVEELYIKLGLDKPVYIQLINYVRNVMFSPTPDFGYSYSFYPLKAWDVISIYLPWTLILLTIATLTTFIYGVMLGFAAAVWKDRFLGRLITSFSIFTMSNPYFVLALIFLMIFSQYLRLFPPGGAYSTTLHPSSPNFLADVIWHMALPLIALTIGTSGQYIILTRTIITSNMGEDFFRAAVAMGLKRYKVIIEYALRPGILPLITVFGIRFGTMLSGALLTEIIFSYPGLGYILYQAILSKDFPLIQALFYMMSLMVIVASLALDILYAILDPRIRKG